The stretch of DNA gcatcacattttattcaccATCCCACACATTCATTAGAAGCTTTACAAGAGTCATATTTAGTGCAGGACTGTATCAGATTGCTTTACACTGTacactgatgttgtttttcGGTGTCAGTGCCCTGTAAGTATTTTATTATGAAGATCCACCTACATGGAGCAGCCCTTTGAAAACACTGGCAGTGAACAGCTGCAAGAATCACATTTTCAATGGTTGAAATATTGAACTTTAAACAATAAATGATGGAATATAAATCACTGGTTAGTTTAgcattcatttccttttcagcattttttcttttgatttcagTGTACATGATAATAAATCTAATCTTTAATTATAAGACATCATTTCACATGAAGCTTTTCTATTGCAGGTCATTCTGTATGCAGATTATTCTATCTTCCATAGACCTGATCAGATGGGTGACATTTGAGGCTGAGGCTATGAGTAGCCATACTGGCTACTGAACACAGTATTCAGGTACTGTCCTGTCCATCTGTCAGCTAGTTAGTCAGTCCACAGCTGTAGTGGTGCGAGTGCAGCAGGTTCGGATGGAGCCTATCATTCTGCTCCTTTTTCTCTGACAGGAGGTGTTCCCGCTCTGCCGGGAGGTGTTGGTATTCTGGCGTGACAGCTTGGCTGCACGGCTCGCTGTCTCCTTGATCTGCAGCTCCAGGTGTCTCTGGATGGCCAGACCCAGCTCCTCAGGATCCACAGACGCCCCATACACCTCCCATGTCATTCCTTCCGCATCCCACTTCACCTCCTTCACTGGGGACTTAAGAGCACCACCTGATTTCTTGCCTCCATCACTGTCAGTGTTCGTCAGTGATGGAGTCTGGCTGCAGGAGGCCTcacctctgttctcctctgccACACAGATCTGGGGGAACACATGAGGTGTGGCAGTCTGTCCTGTCTGTACCCCAACATCCCTCAGCTCACTGTGGGCTGTCATAGTCCCAATGTCCCGGGTCATGGTTCTAACATGGCCAATGGGACTGCTGCAGCACTCCTCTCCACTGAAGTGTTTTTGAGTTTGTGGCCCAGCACCAGGAGGCAGAGAGCTGATCCAAGAGTAGTTGAGGTTGCAGCACCGCAGCAGATGTTTGGCATCCAGGCCAGTCTCACTAACAGAAGAGATGAGGCGAGGCAGGGTCAGGTGGTCCGTTACTGAAGGAGGCACCATCGCACGCTGCATGTCGCTTGGCTCTATGCCTGCCAGGCGTGGCAGCAGCTGGGAGGGGGCTGGGATGGGCTGGGGATGGCAGTAGGCAGCAAATGTGTCTTCAACATTGGCATGATGAATGTAAGAGCCATAACAGAGTGCCTTGTCACATTTAGGAAGAAGACGGTCTTTTTCTTCAACACCCTCCACTCTGACTGCCGCCTTGGGGGACGACATACAGACACACCTGCTTTGAGGCGGCTGCACACCACTCTCTCCACCGCTGACCCCTCGGCAAACAGTGGTGACAATGttacactgctgcagctgcatggGTTGCTTGCAGGCTAACATGGAGTGATTCTCAGCCTCTTGGATACTCTTATCTCTTCCATGGTAATCAAGTCCACCGGTCTCACTGTCTGGAGCCTGGGGGGGGCCTGCTTGTTTAAGCAGAGGTAAAGTGTCTGAGTGACTCCTGTGAACAGGCAGAGAGGCTGGCTTTATACTCTGTAGTGTCCTGCCAGCCTGAGGGGCGTCATCGGTTGCATTCATAACTGTCGTGTGATGATGTGAGACTGTATATGTCTCAGCTAGACTATGGGGGCGGCTTGAAACCCTGGGGGGCACACAGTGTTTAGATGCACTTTGTCCGTGTTCGCCAGGCTCTCCACTGACTCTCAGACTGCTGCAATTAGTTTCTCTGGTAGAAGGAGCTGCTGTACAGATCTCACTGACAACCTCCCTGACCTCCTCCGGACAGGTGTAACCTGGTCCTTCAGCCAGTCTGGAGGGTTTTATTGCCAGTGTGGAGGCATCAAAGACAGACTGACCAGAGAGGGTTGATCCCAAGGAAACAGTTCCCCCTTGATGGTACAGCTCCGACACAGGTTGCCTGGCCTCTGCCATGGAAGACCTttaagaagaaataaaacacagtgtctGGATGTTTCATACATGTTCAgctcagacacaacacacacagaagacagaaaacCACATGTACTGACACTTCTGAAAGCAATTTTGTATAAAGTAGATATTTTCAATAAATATCATGAATCTACTTTTTAGTAAAATGGAGTCATAGTTTGGTTTAATCCATGTGACAAGCTGAAAAACTGTCCAGACAGTTCAGTCCCTGTTTTTCACAAATAGATGTCAAGGTTGTCACAGATTTAAGTTTGGGGTTTGGTTACTTTTGTCCTCTAGTCTTTATGGCCTCCACAATGGCATGGTACATAATAGTATGTACCTGTCACAGTCCTTGAGCTTCTTTCAGATACTTCCTACATTTTGCACTTTGTTaaacaaatatatttgtttaaacAAATATGGAATCCTTTCACATGGCATGTGAGTGACTTTAAGTATCGCTCATTACAGCATCCCCCAGTGAACAAATATATCACTGAAGTTATATGAACAGTCAGgttacatgtacattttttcactgtcactgttactgAGATGACAGTGCTGCTCACAATCCACTTCACAGAATAGCCTGTGAAGTGgattgtgcatgtgtatttcaaaaagtcagtatgcaaactaaaaaaaatagatCCACTGTGCAGTGCAAAAGAGGAGGAGCTActcacagctggaaaacatcaaaactgATTGTGAACGTTGGTGAAACACCTTCAGGAGCAACAGTTGCCTTGTCTCTGTAAAGTTTAGTTGGGGATgtcacagtgtgtatgtggtaAATATGTAATAGTATAAATTACAGTGGGATTTAGACATAATAATCCTCCATATGTAAATTACAATGCTTTTAAAGTAAACTACCAATGCTTCTACACAAATTCATGTGAtaagttaaatgaaaaataaattgaacTCATGATTATGAGCTCTGAAATAGTTCTGAATGGGAGCACTAGACAGTTTAagttaactttatttaaactaaCAAACTGATCTAATAACACTGAGATAATGATAAAAGATTCACTTCTTCAAATTAAGATGAAGAGTGAAGTCTGAATGGGAGTCGAGATGCTGCTATTTACTGAGCTTTCttgcaaaatatgttttatttgacaAACAAAACGACTATGGGAAATCATCATTCTGAGCTGTGTGCTTGTATGCTGGTTTTAATGCTGAGGACTGCCATATGCACTCAAACCAAAACTACTTTCTCCAAATCCATTCATATTGCTGCAACTGTTAACAGTTCatctgtaataaaacatgcaggCAGTTCAACAAGAGGCTGGACTGGATCTCCAGgataaaagcacagagcagcattagACAGGGCAACATCACAAAAGACAGTGCTCAAGCTACATGGAACAACAGTCCCACACCTCAACTGTGACCTGTGTTGCTGGCAATCTTTGTTGCTCGTCCTTGCCCATAAAATTTCATTTGTGGTGAGAAATCCTGGTCTAAGAGTAACATGCAAATTAGGGATTTTATAATGAAGGAAAACCCTCAACACACCTATCAACATCCTCTAAAGCTTACCCATcaacatgttgtattttatttatctaatctaatctagtgtattcacagaaacagaaaaatgacagtttcTGCTTTTAGAGGAAGTCACATGCTGACAAACTACAGTTTATCCAATCGCCCAGTTTTTCTGTGCAGCACTGCTACCTGTAGTGCAGGTAGCCAAAAACAGCTGATGAGCACAGGTTTTGGTTTCAGAGCCATGGTACAGTACCAGACAACTTCACTGTCCACTGGACCCTGCACATAGTCACTGCCCTGACTGTAGTTCAGCAAGAAATAATTCccctgacaaaacacaaaatgtaactgtaaGTGTAAGTGTAACTCGTTTGTATACAGATTAAACAAGCGAGACGACAGGTGTGGATCAGCGAGCTTCAGAGGGCTTGGCAGGTGTATATTTGAAcactggacagagccaggctagtttAGCATTAAAACTGCTTCCAGCTTCCTTTACattaagctaggctaaccatgtcctgactccagctctggacctaacacacagacaaatcagTGGTATtgttcttctcatctaactctcagagAAGGTCAATAGGTATACTTTGAAGTATGTttaactgttattttaaaaaatagttgcAGGGTGATTCTGATGATGTGAATAGTTGTCCAGGTCCAGATCACATCATATGAACATATGACATGAAGTGAGTCACAGGATTCAGATAGCAACAAGTCAGTGCTTACTAACAGTGCCGAGTCTGAAGGTGTGTCGAATCCCTGCATGTAGTGTGTCACATATTTCAGCCTGAATTTTGTACATGTAATCTTTTGTCAGATGCTGTTTAGGATGCTAGATTAAATTCCAGTTTTGGAATACAGTTTAAATTGAGTGAATTCTGGCACACACAGATAACAGGCATGGCTTCTGACTCATTCAAGGAAACGACGTGCAGTGTCTCTTGGTGCTAAAATTACCCCAGGAAGTGGGCTGAGCCCCTGAAACAGAACCATCACAACCTTCTACACACCCCTCTCACAATCAGATACACATCCATAAACACAAACTATACACAGTGTGCCTCACACACAGATTTGAACGCTTTCATCCACCAGCTTACCTTTCACAGTGATCTACTTGCTGCTGAGGTTCTATACTCCCCTCTTTCCCTTTCGGATGAATCGGGTGATGGGTGCAGCTCCTTAGGAAgccttcatcctcctccccctcctcttcacatCCACAGGTgacctctccctccctctctgtctttaacTCCACATCATTCACTGAGCTGCCTGAGatctctctttgctctcctccacagcctcctcttttctttctcctttgtctCAGCAGCCCCCGGCTGTGCACAAGATGG from Lates calcarifer isolate ASB-BC8 unplaced genomic scaffold, TLL_Latcal_v3 _unitig_4454_quiver_2756, whole genome shotgun sequence encodes:
- the LOC108899715 gene encoding uncharacterized protein LOC108899715, giving the protein MAEARQPVSELYHQGGTVSLGSTLSGQSVFDASTLAIKPSRLAEGPGYTCPEEVREVVSEICTAAPSTRETNCSSLRVSGEPGEHGQSASKHCVPPRVSSRPHSLAETYTVSHHHTTVMNATDDAPQAGRTLQSIKPASLPVHRSHSDTLPLLKQAGPPQAPDSETGGLDYHGRDKSIQEAENHSMLACKQPMQLQQCNIVTTVCRGVSGGESGVQPPQSRCVCMSSPKAAVRVEGVEEKDRLLPKCDKALCYGSYIHHANVEDTFAAYCHPQPIPAPSQLLPRLAGIEPSDMQRAMVPPSVTDHLTLPRLISSVSETGLDAKHLLRCCNLNYSWISSLPPGAGPQTQKHFSGEECCSSPIGHVRTMTRDIGTMTAHSELRDVGVQTGQTATPHVFPQICVAEENRGEASCSQTPSLTNTDSDGGKKSGGALKSPVKEVKWDAEGMTWEVYGASVDPEELGLAIQRHLELQIKETASRAAKLSRQNTNTSRQSGNTSCQRKRSRMIGSIRTCCTRTTTAVD